The region AGGATGGTCAACCCGAACCCGTCCTCATGCCTCAGGATCTGGGCTTCGACCAGGGCGCCGGCCTCCGCCGGGCCGACCTGTGCGAAGAGATCGGTATGCCGCAGGATTTCCGAAGCCCTGCCCGACGCCGTCACCCGGCCCTCGGACAGGACGACGACGGACGTAGCAAGCCGTGCGATCTCGGCGACGGAATGGCTGACGAGAACGATGGGCACCGCGCCCTCGTCGCGCAGGCGCTCGATATACGGATAGATCTCGGCCTTTCGCGCCTCGTCGAGGGAGGCCAGCGGCTCGTCCATGAGCAGCAGTTGCGGATCGGCCAGGAGCGCCCGCCCGATGGCGACCCTCTGCTTCTCGCCGCCCGACAACGTGGACGGTCGCCGCTCCAGCAGATGCCCGATGCCGAGGAGATCGACCACATGGTCGAAGTTCGCCGTTCTTTCCCGCCGAGGGGTGAACCAGCGCCCGAAGAGGAGGTTCTGGCGCACGTCGAGATGCGGGAAGAGGCGCCCCTCCTGAAAGACATAGCCGATCCGCCGCCGGTGCTTGGGCACGAAGACGTTCTTCTTCGTATCGACCAGCACCCGATCCTGCACGACAACCCGGCCATGCTCCGGCCGGACGAGGCCGCCGATCGCATTGACGATGGTCGTCTTGCCGGAACCGGACGGGCCGAACAGGGCCGTCAGCCCGCCGCCGGACTGAAAGCGCGCCTGCAGGACGAAGCCGCCCTGCTCATGTCGGATGTCGACCTCGAGGATCATCGCGCCTGCACTCGCAAGCGCGCACGGCGGGCGAACCACTCGGACATCCAGAGAGCCGCGATGGAGATGACGACGGAAACGAGCGTCAGCCGCATCGCGCCGCTCTCGCCTCCCGGCACCTGCGTATAGGCATAGATGGCGCTCGGGATGGTCTGCGTTTCACCGGGGATGTTGGACACGAAGGTGATCGTCGCCCCGAACTCGCCCATCGCCTTTGCAAAGGACAGCACCATGCCGGCGATGATGCCCGGAAGGATCAACGGCAGGGTCACGATTCCGAAGACCCAGACAGGATGCGCGCCCAAAGTGCCGGCCGCGTCCTCGAGCTTGCGGTCGACCGATGCGATGGACAGGCGGATGGCGCGCACCAGCAGCGGAAAGCCCATGATGGCGCAGGCGAGCGCGGCGCCCGTCCAGCGAAACGACAGGACGATCCCGAACTGCTCGGCGAGAAAAGACCCGATGGGTCCGCGCCGCCCGAAGCCGATAAGAAGAGCCCAGCCGACCACGACCGGGGGCAGCACGAGGGGAAGGTGCACGATCACATCGAGCGCCTGCCGTCCCCAGAAGCGGCCGCGTTCCAAAAGCAGCGCGACGGCGATGCCGGGGATGAGGCTCGCCGTCATCGCCACGAAGGCGACCTTCAGGCTCAGGCGGACCGCCGTCCATTCTTCCGGGGAAAGCCAGTCGGTCACGAACCGGAGGTCGCTTTGCCGACGAAGGTGAAGCCCTGCTTGTCGAAGAACGGCTTGGACTTGTCCGAGCGCAGGAAGGCCAGGAACGCTGCGGCGTCAGGGTTGGCGGAATCCTTCGTGAGCGCGACCGGATAGACGATGGGCGGATGGCTCTCGTCCGGGAACGTGGCGACGATGCTCACGTTCGGATCGGACACGGCATCGGTCCTGTAGACGATGCCGAGCGGCGCCTCGCCGCGCGACACGAGCAGGAGAGCGGCACGCACGTTGTCCGCCTGGGCCACCTTGTCCTTCACGCCGTTCCAGGCGCCGAGATGCTCGAGCGCGGCCTTGCCGTATTTTCCCGCCGGGACCGCGTCCACATGGCCCATGGCCAAGCGGTTGCTGCCGAGAATGGCCGCGAGGTCGATGCCGGGCTGGAGCTGAACCTGCAGGGTCGAGCCCTTGGCCGCAACGAGGACCAGCGCGTTGCCGAGCAGGCTGACGCGGCTCTCCGGCTTGATCGATCCCTTCGAGGCCAGGTAATCCATCCAGTCGAGATCGGCGGAGAAGAAGAGATCCGCCGGGGCGCCGGCCTCGATCTGCTTGGCCAGCGCATTGCTGGCGGCATAGGAGATCGTGACCCGCTTGCCGGTCTCGCGCATCCAGGCCGCGCCGGCATCATCGAGCGCATTCTTCAGGCTGGCCGCCGCGAACACCACCACGTCCCTGGTCTGGGCCGAAGCCGCGCCGACCAGCGTGAAACCCGAGAGAAGCAGCCCGAAGAGAAGCGTCTTCGCAATCTTGCCTATGGAAGGTCGTGTCGAGTGCATCCTCTGTCTCCCGGATGGAGCTGGCCCGCTTGGTACAGGTATCCTAGTGAAGCGATCGGGCCCTTCAAGCGGCGCGGCGCCTCGGCGAGGGCTTCCTCACCATCGGGCGGACCAGCCGGTAGCCGAGCAGCGTGGCCACGATGGCCGCATAGACGAGCGGTTCGGGCGGCCAGGATTTCACCACCAGCAGGAAATGCAGCGCCGCCCCGATGGCCGCGACATAGACCAGGCGGTGCAACTTTGCCCAGGCCTGGCCTCCCATCCGCCGGATCGCGGCATTGTTGGAGGTCACCGCCAGGGGGATGAGGATGACGAAGGTCGCCATGCCGATGGTGATGTAGGGCCGCTTGACGATGTCGGCCACGATGGCCGCAAGATCGAGGCCCTGGTCGAGCACCAGATAAGTGGTGAGATGCAGGGCGGCATAATAGAACGCCAGCAGCCCCAAGGCCCGGCGGTAGCGCAGCAGGTTGATGTTGAAGAGCTGGCGCAGCGGCGTGATCGCCAGGGTGGCGATCAGGAAGCGCAGCGCCCAGAGCCCCAGCGCCTGCTCCAGGTAACGCATCGGATCGGCCCCGAGCCGATCGTCGATGCCCGCATAGAACAGCCAGACCGCCGGGATGAAGCCGACGATATAGACGGCGATCTTCGGCACCTGAGGCAGGGCGAAACCCTTCTTCTCGCCCTGAACGGAGGCTCGTCCCGCCATCAGTAGAGCTTCCGCAGGTCCATGCCGGTATAGAGGCTCGCCACCTGCTCGGCATAGCCGTTGAACATCAGCGTCGGACGGCGTTTCGCGAACAGGCCGCCCTCGCCGATGCGCCGCTCGGTCGCCTGGCTCCAGCGGGGATGGTCCACGTTCGGGTTCACGTTGGCATAGAAGCCGTATTCGCTCGGCGCCTGCTTGTTCCAGGAGGTCGGCGGCTGCTTGTCCACGAAGCTGATCCGGGTGATCGACTTGATGCCCTTGAAGCCGTATTTCCACGGAACGACGAGGCGGATCGGTGCGCCGTTCTGGTTCGGCAGGGTCTCGCCGTAGAGACCGACGGCCAGAAGCGTCAGGGGGTTCATGGCCTCGTCCAGGCGCAGTCCCTCCACATAAGGCCATTCGAGCACCGGAAAGATCGAATCCAGGCCCGGCATTTCATCAGGCCGGAAAGCGGTCTCGAAGGCGATGTATTTCGCGCTGCCCAGGGGCTCCACCCGCTTGATCAGGTCGGCCAGCGGGAAGCCGACCCAGGGGATGACCATGGACCAGCCTTCGACGCAGCGCATGCGGTAGATGCGCTCCTCCAGGGCCGGGGACTTTATGAGATCCTCGATGGCGAATTCGGCGGGCTTGCCCACCATGCCGTCGACCTTGACCGTCCAGGGCGCGGTCTTGAGGCTGCCGGCCTTGGCCGCCGGATCCTCCTTGCCGGTCCCGAACTCGTAATAGTTGTTGTAGCTCGTGACGTCCTCGCGGCTCGTCTTCTTCTCGTCCGTCGAGAAGGGGCTTTTGGCGCCGGACAGGGGAGCGGCTTCCAGGCCCTTCGGAAGGGAAGCGGTCAAAGCCAATCCGGCCGCGCCTGCCATCCATTGGCGGCGATTGAAATAGACCTCCCGCGGCGTGATTTCGGAGGGCAGGACATCGTCAGGGCGGCGGATCAGCACGGCATCACCTCGTTTCAAACCCATTGTGAATGGGTACACCCGAGAACGCCAGACGTGGCCTCACATTTCCGTTACAGTTTTTCGTTCAGGGGTTCACGGCCTGGACGAACCGTCGCGTGATCTCGCGCGGGTTGGTGATCGCGGTCCCCACCACCACCGCATGGGCCCCGCGCCGGAAAGCCTCGGCCACGAGATCGGGCGTGTCGAAGCGTCCTTCCGCGACGACCGGCACTGCAAGCTCCGCAACGAGAGCCGACAGGAGTTCCAGATCGGGACCCGGACCCTTGCGGAGGGCGGTTTCCTCCGTGTAGCCGGCCAGTGTCGTAGCGACATAGGTCGCGCCTGCGGCATGGGCGCCGCGCCCCTCCTCCAGGGTGGAGATGTCGGCGAAAACCTCCCGGCCCAGCTCCGTCAGGATGCGGCCGATCAGGCGCTCCACCGGATTGCCGTTGCGCGGGCGCGGCGTGGCGTCGATGCCGATGATGTCCG is a window of Microvirga lotononidis DNA encoding:
- the modC gene encoding molybdenum ABC transporter ATP-binding protein, giving the protein MILEVDIRHEQGGFVLQARFQSGGGLTALFGPSGSGKTTIVNAIGGLVRPEHGRVVVQDRVLVDTKKNVFVPKHRRRIGYVFQEGRLFPHLDVRQNLLFGRWFTPRRERTANFDHVVDLLGIGHLLERRPSTLSGGEKQRVAIGRALLADPQLLLMDEPLASLDEARKAEIYPYIERLRDEGAVPIVLVSHSVAEIARLATSVVVLSEGRVTASGRASEILRHTDLFAQVGPAEAGALVEAQILRHEDGFGLTILQAKAGLLTVPRIERPIGAPLRVRLRARDIILSLHRPEGLSALNILPGRIASIDDTGGPSVDVMLECGGDAIVARVTRRSVRELGLAPGLAVHAIIKSIAFDPEALGSVAPHDV
- the modB gene encoding molybdate ABC transporter permease subunit; amino-acid sequence: MTDWLSPEEWTAVRLSLKVAFVAMTASLIPGIAVALLLERGRFWGRQALDVIVHLPLVLPPVVVGWALLIGFGRRGPIGSFLAEQFGIVLSFRWTGAALACAIMGFPLLVRAIRLSIASVDRKLEDAAGTLGAHPVWVFGIVTLPLILPGIIAGMVLSFAKAMGEFGATITFVSNIPGETQTIPSAIYAYTQVPGGESGAMRLTLVSVVISIAALWMSEWFARRARLRVQAR
- the modA gene encoding molybdate ABC transporter substrate-binding protein gives rise to the protein MHSTRPSIGKIAKTLLFGLLLSGFTLVGAASAQTRDVVVFAAASLKNALDDAGAAWMRETGKRVTISYAASNALAKQIEAGAPADLFFSADLDWMDYLASKGSIKPESRVSLLGNALVLVAAKGSTLQVQLQPGIDLAAILGSNRLAMGHVDAVPAGKYGKAALEHLGAWNGVKDKVAQADNVRAALLLVSRGEAPLGIVYRTDAVSDPNVSIVATFPDESHPPIVYPVALTKDSANPDAAAFLAFLRSDKSKPFFDKQGFTFVGKATSGS
- the msrQ gene encoding protein-methionine-sulfoxide reductase heme-binding subunit MsrQ; amino-acid sequence: MAGRASVQGEKKGFALPQVPKIAVYIVGFIPAVWLFYAGIDDRLGADPMRYLEQALGLWALRFLIATLAITPLRQLFNINLLRYRRALGLLAFYYAALHLTTYLVLDQGLDLAAIVADIVKRPYITIGMATFVILIPLAVTSNNAAIRRMGGQAWAKLHRLVYVAAIGAALHFLLVVKSWPPEPLVYAAIVATLLGYRLVRPMVRKPSPRRRAA
- the msrP gene encoding protein-methionine-sulfoxide reductase catalytic subunit MsrP, which produces MLIRRPDDVLPSEITPREVYFNRRQWMAGAAGLALTASLPKGLEAAPLSGAKSPFSTDEKKTSREDVTSYNNYYEFGTGKEDPAAKAGSLKTAPWTVKVDGMVGKPAEFAIEDLIKSPALEERIYRMRCVEGWSMVIPWVGFPLADLIKRVEPLGSAKYIAFETAFRPDEMPGLDSIFPVLEWPYVEGLRLDEAMNPLTLLAVGLYGETLPNQNGAPIRLVVPWKYGFKGIKSITRISFVDKQPPTSWNKQAPSEYGFYANVNPNVDHPRWSQATERRIGEGGLFAKRRPTLMFNGYAEQVASLYTGMDLRKLY
- a CDS encoding N-acetylmannosamine-6-phosphate 2-epimerase; this translates as MLIPKGALVVSCQARADNPLHGSIHMSAMAQAAEAGGAKGIRANGEADVAAIRAVTSLPIIGISKVWDDRFPVYITPGFAQAEQIAKAGADIIGIDATPRPRNGNPVERLIGRILTELGREVFADISTLEEGRGAHAAGATYVATTLAGYTEETALRKGPGPDLELLSALVAELAVPVVAEGRFDTPDLVAEAFRRGAHAVVVGTAITNPREITRRFVQAVNP